One window of the Macaca thibetana thibetana isolate TM-01 chromosome 1, ASM2454274v1, whole genome shotgun sequence genome contains the following:
- the TEX35 gene encoding testis-expressed protein 35 isoform X12 produces MSAKRAELKKTHLSKNYKAVCLELKPEPTKTFDYKAVKQEGRFTKAGVTQDLKNELREVREELKEKMEEIKQIKDLMDKDFDKLHEFVEIMKEMQKDMDEKMDILINTQKNYKLPLRRAPKEQQELRLMGKTHREPQLRPKKMDGAGGANGAPCALHKKTMAPQKKQGSLDPLHECGPCCEKCLLCALKNNYNKGNLPSEASGLYKGGEEPVTTQPSVGHAAPAPKSQTEGR; encoded by the exons ATGTCGGCCAAGAGGGCAGAACTGAAGAAAACACATCTG AGCAAGAACTACAAGGCAGTTTGCCTGGAATTGAAGCCAGAGCCGACCAAA ACATTTGATTACAAAGCAGTCAAACAAGAAGGGCGGTTTACCAAAGCAGGAGTGACACAGGACCTAAAG AATGAACTCAGGGAAGTGAGAGAAGAGCTCAAGGAGAAAATGGAGGAGATAAAACAG ATAAAGGATCTAATGGACAAGGATTTTGATAAACTTCACGAATTTGTGGAAATTATGAAG GAAATGCAGAAAGATATGGATGAGaagatggacattttaataaatacacaGAAGAACTATAAGCT cccccttaGAAGAGCACCAAAGGAACAGCAGGAACTCAGGCTGATGGGAAAGACTCACAGAGAACCACAGCTCAGGCCCAAGAAAATGGATGGAGCGGGTGGAGCCAATGGAGCACCCTGTGCTCTTCACAAGAAGACGATGGCACCACAAAAAAAACAGGGCTCACTGGATCCCCTTCATGAGTGCGGGCCCTGCTGT GAGAAATGTTTGTTGTGTGCTCTAAAGAACAACTACAA caaagGGAACCTTCCTTCAGAGGCCTCAGGCCTTTACAAAGGTGGAGAGGAGCCAGTGACCACCCAACCTTCTGTGGGCCACGCTGCGCCTGCCCCAAAGTCCCAGACTGAGGGAAGGTGA
- the TEX35 gene encoding testis-expressed protein 35 isoform X11: MSAKRAELKKTHLSKNYKAVCLELKPEPTKTFDYKAVKQEGRFTKAGVTQDLKNELREVREELKEKMEEIKQIKDLMDKDFDKLHEFVEIMKEMQKDMDEKMDILINTQKNYKLPLRRAPKEQQELRLMGKTHREPQLRPKKMDGAGGANGAPCALHKKTMAPQKKQGSLDPLHECGPCCEKCLLCALKNNYNQGEPSFRGLRPLQRWRGASDHPTFCGPRCACPKVPD; encoded by the exons ATGTCGGCCAAGAGGGCAGAACTGAAGAAAACACATCTG AGCAAGAACTACAAGGCAGTTTGCCTGGAATTGAAGCCAGAGCCGACCAAA ACATTTGATTACAAAGCAGTCAAACAAGAAGGGCGGTTTACCAAAGCAGGAGTGACACAGGACCTAAAG AATGAACTCAGGGAAGTGAGAGAAGAGCTCAAGGAGAAAATGGAGGAGATAAAACAG ATAAAGGATCTAATGGACAAGGATTTTGATAAACTTCACGAATTTGTGGAAATTATGAAG GAAATGCAGAAAGATATGGATGAGaagatggacattttaataaatacacaGAAGAACTATAAGCT cccccttaGAAGAGCACCAAAGGAACAGCAGGAACTCAGGCTGATGGGAAAGACTCACAGAGAACCACAGCTCAGGCCCAAGAAAATGGATGGAGCGGGTGGAGCCAATGGAGCACCCTGTGCTCTTCACAAGAAGACGATGGCACCACAAAAAAAACAGGGCTCACTGGATCCCCTTCATGAGTGCGGGCCCTGCTGT GAGAAATGTTTGTTGTGTGCTCTAAAGAACAACTACAATCAGGG GGAACCTTCCTTCAGAGGCCTCAGGCCTTTACAAAGGTGGAGAGGAGCCAGTGACCACCCAACCTTCTGTGGGCCACGCTGCGCCTGCCCCAAAGTCCCAGACTGA
- the TEX35 gene encoding testis-expressed protein 35 isoform X9: MSAKRAELKKTHLQGQGCLGNRQTHAHRKRTAPQDSKNYKAVCLELKPEPTKTFDYKAVKQEGRFTKAGVTQDLKNELREVREELKEKMEEIKQIKDLMDKDFDKLHEFVEIMKEMQKDMDEKMDILINTQKNYKLPLRRAPKEQQELRLMGKTHREPQLRPKKMDGAGGANGAPCALHKKTMAPQKKQGSLDPLHECGPCCEKCLLCALKNNYNQGEPSFRGLRPLQRWRGASDHPTFCGPRCACPKVPD; encoded by the exons ATGTCGGCCAAGAGGGCAGAACTGAAGAAAACACATCTG CAGGGACAGGGCTGCCTGGGAAACAGGCAGACACACGCCCATAGGAAGAGGACAGCACCACAAGAT AGCAAGAACTACAAGGCAGTTTGCCTGGAATTGAAGCCAGAGCCGACCAAA ACATTTGATTACAAAGCAGTCAAACAAGAAGGGCGGTTTACCAAAGCAGGAGTGACACAGGACCTAAAG AATGAACTCAGGGAAGTGAGAGAAGAGCTCAAGGAGAAAATGGAGGAGATAAAACAG ATAAAGGATCTAATGGACAAGGATTTTGATAAACTTCACGAATTTGTGGAAATTATGAAG GAAATGCAGAAAGATATGGATGAGaagatggacattttaataaatacacaGAAGAACTATAAGCT cccccttaGAAGAGCACCAAAGGAACAGCAGGAACTCAGGCTGATGGGAAAGACTCACAGAGAACCACAGCTCAGGCCCAAGAAAATGGATGGAGCGGGTGGAGCCAATGGAGCACCCTGTGCTCTTCACAAGAAGACGATGGCACCACAAAAAAAACAGGGCTCACTGGATCCCCTTCATGAGTGCGGGCCCTGCTGT GAGAAATGTTTGTTGTGTGCTCTAAAGAACAACTACAATCAGGG GGAACCTTCCTTCAGAGGCCTCAGGCCTTTACAAAGGTGGAGAGGAGCCAGTGACCACCCAACCTTCTGTGGGCCACGCTGCGCCTGCCCCAAAGTCCCAGACTGA
- the TEX35 gene encoding testis-expressed protein 35 isoform X3 gives MSAKRAELKKTHLQGQGCLGNRQTHAHRKRTAPQDSKNYKAVCLELKPEPTKVRSSFEAMPAARPEIHGEVTWSQGSFADPSGQDLCQTFDYKAVKQEGRFTKAGVTQDLKNELREVREELKEKMEEIKQIKDLMDKDFDKLHEFVEIMKEMQKDMDEKMDILINTQKNYKLPLRRAPKEQQELRLMGKTHREPQLRPKKMDGAGGANGAPCALHKKTMAPQKKQGSLDPLHECGPCCEKCLLCALKNNYNQGEPSFRGLRPLQRWRGASDHPTFCGPRCACPKVPD, from the exons ATGTCGGCCAAGAGGGCAGAACTGAAGAAAACACATCTG CAGGGACAGGGCTGCCTGGGAAACAGGCAGACACACGCCCATAGGAAGAGGACAGCACCACAAGAT AGCAAGAACTACAAGGCAGTTTGCCTGGAATTGAAGCCAGAGCCGACCAAAGTAAGAAGCTCTTTTGAGGCCATGCCAGCAGCCAGGCCTGAGATCCATGGGGAAGTGACCTGGAGTCAGGGGTCATTTGCTGATCCTAGTGGCCAAgacctgtgccag ACATTTGATTACAAAGCAGTCAAACAAGAAGGGCGGTTTACCAAAGCAGGAGTGACACAGGACCTAAAG AATGAACTCAGGGAAGTGAGAGAAGAGCTCAAGGAGAAAATGGAGGAGATAAAACAG ATAAAGGATCTAATGGACAAGGATTTTGATAAACTTCACGAATTTGTGGAAATTATGAAG GAAATGCAGAAAGATATGGATGAGaagatggacattttaataaatacacaGAAGAACTATAAGCT cccccttaGAAGAGCACCAAAGGAACAGCAGGAACTCAGGCTGATGGGAAAGACTCACAGAGAACCACAGCTCAGGCCCAAGAAAATGGATGGAGCGGGTGGAGCCAATGGAGCACCCTGTGCTCTTCACAAGAAGACGATGGCACCACAAAAAAAACAGGGCTCACTGGATCCCCTTCATGAGTGCGGGCCCTGCTGT GAGAAATGTTTGTTGTGTGCTCTAAAGAACAACTACAATCAGGG GGAACCTTCCTTCAGAGGCCTCAGGCCTTTACAAAGGTGGAGAGGAGCCAGTGACCACCCAACCTTCTGTGGGCCACGCTGCGCCTGCCCCAAAGTCCCAGACTGA
- the TEX35 gene encoding testis-expressed protein 35 isoform X6 gives MSAKRAELKKTHLSKNYKAVCLELKPEPTKVRSSFEAMPAARPEIHGEVTWSQGSFADPSGQDLCQTFDYKAVKQEGRFTKAGVTQDLKNELREVREELKEKMEEIKQIKDLMDKDFDKLHEFVEIMKEMQKDMDEKMDILINTQKNYKLPLRRAPKEQQELRLMGKTHREPQLRPKKMDGAGGANGAPCALHKKTMAPQKKQGSLDPLHECGPCCEKCLLCALKNNYNQGEPSFRGLRPLQRWRGASDHPTFCGPRCACPKVPD, from the exons ATGTCGGCCAAGAGGGCAGAACTGAAGAAAACACATCTG AGCAAGAACTACAAGGCAGTTTGCCTGGAATTGAAGCCAGAGCCGACCAAAGTAAGAAGCTCTTTTGAGGCCATGCCAGCAGCCAGGCCTGAGATCCATGGGGAAGTGACCTGGAGTCAGGGGTCATTTGCTGATCCTAGTGGCCAAgacctgtgccag ACATTTGATTACAAAGCAGTCAAACAAGAAGGGCGGTTTACCAAAGCAGGAGTGACACAGGACCTAAAG AATGAACTCAGGGAAGTGAGAGAAGAGCTCAAGGAGAAAATGGAGGAGATAAAACAG ATAAAGGATCTAATGGACAAGGATTTTGATAAACTTCACGAATTTGTGGAAATTATGAAG GAAATGCAGAAAGATATGGATGAGaagatggacattttaataaatacacaGAAGAACTATAAGCT cccccttaGAAGAGCACCAAAGGAACAGCAGGAACTCAGGCTGATGGGAAAGACTCACAGAGAACCACAGCTCAGGCCCAAGAAAATGGATGGAGCGGGTGGAGCCAATGGAGCACCCTGTGCTCTTCACAAGAAGACGATGGCACCACAAAAAAAACAGGGCTCACTGGATCCCCTTCATGAGTGCGGGCCCTGCTGT GAGAAATGTTTGTTGTGTGCTCTAAAGAACAACTACAATCAGGG GGAACCTTCCTTCAGAGGCCTCAGGCCTTTACAAAGGTGGAGAGGAGCCAGTGACCACCCAACCTTCTGTGGGCCACGCTGCGCCTGCCCCAAAGTCCCAGACTGA
- the TEX35 gene encoding testis-expressed protein 35 isoform X8 has product MSAKRAELKKTHLQGQGCLGNRQTHAHRKRTAPQDSKNYKAVCLELKPEPTKVRSSFEAMPAARPEIHGEVTWSQGSFADPSGQDLCQTFDYKAVKQEGRFTKAGVTQDLKNELREVREELKEKMEEIKQIKDLMDKDFDKLHEFVEIMKEMQKDMDEKMDILINTQKNYKLPLRRAPKEQQELRLMGKTHREPQLRPKKMDGAGGANGAPCALHKKTMAPQKKQGSLDPLHECGPCCGTFLQRPQAFTKVERSQ; this is encoded by the exons ATGTCGGCCAAGAGGGCAGAACTGAAGAAAACACATCTG CAGGGACAGGGCTGCCTGGGAAACAGGCAGACACACGCCCATAGGAAGAGGACAGCACCACAAGAT AGCAAGAACTACAAGGCAGTTTGCCTGGAATTGAAGCCAGAGCCGACCAAAGTAAGAAGCTCTTTTGAGGCCATGCCAGCAGCCAGGCCTGAGATCCATGGGGAAGTGACCTGGAGTCAGGGGTCATTTGCTGATCCTAGTGGCCAAgacctgtgccag ACATTTGATTACAAAGCAGTCAAACAAGAAGGGCGGTTTACCAAAGCAGGAGTGACACAGGACCTAAAG AATGAACTCAGGGAAGTGAGAGAAGAGCTCAAGGAGAAAATGGAGGAGATAAAACAG ATAAAGGATCTAATGGACAAGGATTTTGATAAACTTCACGAATTTGTGGAAATTATGAAG GAAATGCAGAAAGATATGGATGAGaagatggacattttaataaatacacaGAAGAACTATAAGCT cccccttaGAAGAGCACCAAAGGAACAGCAGGAACTCAGGCTGATGGGAAAGACTCACAGAGAACCACAGCTCAGGCCCAAGAAAATGGATGGAGCGGGTGGAGCCAATGGAGCACCCTGTGCTCTTCACAAGAAGACGATGGCACCACAAAAAAAACAGGGCTCACTGGATCCCCTTCATGAGTGCGGGCCCTGCTGT GGAACCTTCCTTCAGAGGCCTCAGGCCTTTACAAAGGTGGAGAGGAGCCAGTGA
- the TEX35 gene encoding testis-expressed protein 35 isoform X10, producing MSAKRAELKKTHLSKNYKAVCLELKPEPTKTFDYKAVKQEGRFTKAGVTQDLKNELREVREELKEKMEEIKQIKDLMDKDFDKLHEFVEIMKEMQKDMDEKMDILINTQKNYKLPLRRAPKEQQELRLMGKTHREPQLRPKKMDGAGGANGAPCALHKKTMAPQKKQGSLDPLHECGPCCREIFTPSLGTLFTLGFWSCLLIYLYLNPNDIEYVSNLAQPQNLPAGPVHHLPAP from the exons ATGTCGGCCAAGAGGGCAGAACTGAAGAAAACACATCTG AGCAAGAACTACAAGGCAGTTTGCCTGGAATTGAAGCCAGAGCCGACCAAA ACATTTGATTACAAAGCAGTCAAACAAGAAGGGCGGTTTACCAAAGCAGGAGTGACACAGGACCTAAAG AATGAACTCAGGGAAGTGAGAGAAGAGCTCAAGGAGAAAATGGAGGAGATAAAACAG ATAAAGGATCTAATGGACAAGGATTTTGATAAACTTCACGAATTTGTGGAAATTATGAAG GAAATGCAGAAAGATATGGATGAGaagatggacattttaataaatacacaGAAGAACTATAAGCT cccccttaGAAGAGCACCAAAGGAACAGCAGGAACTCAGGCTGATGGGAAAGACTCACAGAGAACCACAGCTCAGGCCCAAGAAAATGGATGGAGCGGGTGGAGCCAATGGAGCACCCTGTGCTCTTCACAAGAAGACGATGGCACCACAAAAAAAACAGGGCTCACTGGATCCCCTTCATGAGTGCGGGCCCTGCTGT CGGGAAATATTCACACCAAGTCTGGGCACCCTTTTCACCCTTGGCTTCTGGAGCTGCCTTCTGATTTATCTGTACCTCAACCCCAATGACATCGAATATGTTTCCAACCTAGCGCAGCCGCAGAACCTACCAGCAGGTCCGGTTCATCACCTCCCCGCTCCTTAA
- the TEX35 gene encoding testis-expressed protein 35 isoform X5: protein MSAKRAELKKTHLSKNYKAVCLELKPEPTKVRSSFEAMPAARPEIHGEVTWSQGSFADPSGQDLCQTFDYKAVKQEGRFTKAGVTQDLKNELREVREELKEKMEEIKQIKDLMDKDFDKLHEFVEIMKEMQKDMDEKMDILINTQKNYKLPLRRAPKEQQELRLMGKTHREPQLRPKKMDGAGGANGAPCALHKKTMAPQKKQGSLDPLHECGPCCREIFTPSLGTLFTLGFWSCLLIYLYLNPNDIEYVSNLAQPQNLPAGPVHHLPAP, encoded by the exons ATGTCGGCCAAGAGGGCAGAACTGAAGAAAACACATCTG AGCAAGAACTACAAGGCAGTTTGCCTGGAATTGAAGCCAGAGCCGACCAAAGTAAGAAGCTCTTTTGAGGCCATGCCAGCAGCCAGGCCTGAGATCCATGGGGAAGTGACCTGGAGTCAGGGGTCATTTGCTGATCCTAGTGGCCAAgacctgtgccag ACATTTGATTACAAAGCAGTCAAACAAGAAGGGCGGTTTACCAAAGCAGGAGTGACACAGGACCTAAAG AATGAACTCAGGGAAGTGAGAGAAGAGCTCAAGGAGAAAATGGAGGAGATAAAACAG ATAAAGGATCTAATGGACAAGGATTTTGATAAACTTCACGAATTTGTGGAAATTATGAAG GAAATGCAGAAAGATATGGATGAGaagatggacattttaataaatacacaGAAGAACTATAAGCT cccccttaGAAGAGCACCAAAGGAACAGCAGGAACTCAGGCTGATGGGAAAGACTCACAGAGAACCACAGCTCAGGCCCAAGAAAATGGATGGAGCGGGTGGAGCCAATGGAGCACCCTGTGCTCTTCACAAGAAGACGATGGCACCACAAAAAAAACAGGGCTCACTGGATCCCCTTCATGAGTGCGGGCCCTGCTGT CGGGAAATATTCACACCAAGTCTGGGCACCCTTTTCACCCTTGGCTTCTGGAGCTGCCTTCTGATTTATCTGTACCTCAACCCCAATGACATCGAATATGTTTCCAACCTAGCGCAGCCGCAGAACCTACCAGCAGGTCCGGTTCATCACCTCCCCGCTCCTTAA
- the TEX35 gene encoding testis-expressed protein 35 isoform X7 has product MSAKRAELKKTHLQGQGCLGNRQTHAHRKRTAPQDSKNYKAVCLELKPEPTKTFDYKAVKQEGRFTKAGVTQDLKNELREVREELKEKMEEIKQIKDLMDKDFDKLHEFVEIMKEMQKDMDEKMDILINTQKNYKLPLRRAPKEQQELRLMGKTHREPQLRPKKMDGAGGANGAPCALHKKTMAPQKKQGSLDPLHECGPCCREIFTPSLGTLFTLGFWSCLLIYLYLNPNDIEYVSNLAQPQNLPAGPVHHLPAP; this is encoded by the exons ATGTCGGCCAAGAGGGCAGAACTGAAGAAAACACATCTG CAGGGACAGGGCTGCCTGGGAAACAGGCAGACACACGCCCATAGGAAGAGGACAGCACCACAAGAT AGCAAGAACTACAAGGCAGTTTGCCTGGAATTGAAGCCAGAGCCGACCAAA ACATTTGATTACAAAGCAGTCAAACAAGAAGGGCGGTTTACCAAAGCAGGAGTGACACAGGACCTAAAG AATGAACTCAGGGAAGTGAGAGAAGAGCTCAAGGAGAAAATGGAGGAGATAAAACAG ATAAAGGATCTAATGGACAAGGATTTTGATAAACTTCACGAATTTGTGGAAATTATGAAG GAAATGCAGAAAGATATGGATGAGaagatggacattttaataaatacacaGAAGAACTATAAGCT cccccttaGAAGAGCACCAAAGGAACAGCAGGAACTCAGGCTGATGGGAAAGACTCACAGAGAACCACAGCTCAGGCCCAAGAAAATGGATGGAGCGGGTGGAGCCAATGGAGCACCCTGTGCTCTTCACAAGAAGACGATGGCACCACAAAAAAAACAGGGCTCACTGGATCCCCTTCATGAGTGCGGGCCCTGCTGT CGGGAAATATTCACACCAAGTCTGGGCACCCTTTTCACCCTTGGCTTCTGGAGCTGCCTTCTGATTTATCTGTACCTCAACCCCAATGACATCGAATATGTTTCCAACCTAGCGCAGCCGCAGAACCTACCAGCAGGTCCGGTTCATCACCTCCCCGCTCCTTAA
- the TEX35 gene encoding testis-expressed protein 35 isoform X2, with translation MSAKRAELKKTHLQGQGCLGNRQTHAHRKRTAPQDSKNYKAVCLELKPEPTKVRSSFEAMPAARPEIHGEVTWSQGSFADPSGQDLCQTFDYKAVKQEGRFTKAGVTQDLKNELREVREELKEKMEEIKQIKDLMDKDFDKLHEFVEIMKEMQKDMDEKMDILINTQKNYKLRAPKEQQELRLMGKTHREPQLRPKKMDGAGGANGAPCALHKKTMAPQKKQGSLDPLHECGPCCREIFTPSLGTLFTLGFWSCLLIYLYLNPNDIEYVSNLAQPQNLPAGPVHHLPAP, from the exons ATGTCGGCCAAGAGGGCAGAACTGAAGAAAACACATCTG CAGGGACAGGGCTGCCTGGGAAACAGGCAGACACACGCCCATAGGAAGAGGACAGCACCACAAGAT AGCAAGAACTACAAGGCAGTTTGCCTGGAATTGAAGCCAGAGCCGACCAAAGTAAGAAGCTCTTTTGAGGCCATGCCAGCAGCCAGGCCTGAGATCCATGGGGAAGTGACCTGGAGTCAGGGGTCATTTGCTGATCCTAGTGGCCAAgacctgtgccag ACATTTGATTACAAAGCAGTCAAACAAGAAGGGCGGTTTACCAAAGCAGGAGTGACACAGGACCTAAAG AATGAACTCAGGGAAGTGAGAGAAGAGCTCAAGGAGAAAATGGAGGAGATAAAACAG ATAAAGGATCTAATGGACAAGGATTTTGATAAACTTCACGAATTTGTGGAAATTATGAAG GAAATGCAGAAAGATATGGATGAGaagatggacattttaataaatacacaGAAGAACTATAAGCT AAGAGCACCAAAGGAACAGCAGGAACTCAGGCTGATGGGAAAGACTCACAGAGAACCACAGCTCAGGCCCAAGAAAATGGATGGAGCGGGTGGAGCCAATGGAGCACCCTGTGCTCTTCACAAGAAGACGATGGCACCACAAAAAAAACAGGGCTCACTGGATCCCCTTCATGAGTGCGGGCCCTGCTGT CGGGAAATATTCACACCAAGTCTGGGCACCCTTTTCACCCTTGGCTTCTGGAGCTGCCTTCTGATTTATCTGTACCTCAACCCCAATGACATCGAATATGTTTCCAACCTAGCGCAGCCGCAGAACCTACCAGCAGGTCCGGTTCATCACCTCCCCGCTCCTTAA
- the TEX35 gene encoding testis-expressed protein 35 isoform X1: MSAKRAELKKTHLQGQGCLGNRQTHAHRKRTAPQDSKNYKAVCLELKPEPTKVRSSFEAMPAARPEIHGEVTWSQGSFADPSGQDLCQTFDYKAVKQEGRFTKAGVTQDLKNELREVREELKEKMEEIKQIKDLMDKDFDKLHEFVEIMKEMQKDMDEKMDILINTQKNYKLPLRRAPKEQQELRLMGKTHREPQLRPKKMDGAGGANGAPCALHKKTMAPQKKQGSLDPLHECGPCCREIFTPSLGTLFTLGFWSCLLIYLYLNPNDIEYVSNLAQPQNLPAGPVHHLPAP, from the exons ATGTCGGCCAAGAGGGCAGAACTGAAGAAAACACATCTG CAGGGACAGGGCTGCCTGGGAAACAGGCAGACACACGCCCATAGGAAGAGGACAGCACCACAAGAT AGCAAGAACTACAAGGCAGTTTGCCTGGAATTGAAGCCAGAGCCGACCAAAGTAAGAAGCTCTTTTGAGGCCATGCCAGCAGCCAGGCCTGAGATCCATGGGGAAGTGACCTGGAGTCAGGGGTCATTTGCTGATCCTAGTGGCCAAgacctgtgccag ACATTTGATTACAAAGCAGTCAAACAAGAAGGGCGGTTTACCAAAGCAGGAGTGACACAGGACCTAAAG AATGAACTCAGGGAAGTGAGAGAAGAGCTCAAGGAGAAAATGGAGGAGATAAAACAG ATAAAGGATCTAATGGACAAGGATTTTGATAAACTTCACGAATTTGTGGAAATTATGAAG GAAATGCAGAAAGATATGGATGAGaagatggacattttaataaatacacaGAAGAACTATAAGCT cccccttaGAAGAGCACCAAAGGAACAGCAGGAACTCAGGCTGATGGGAAAGACTCACAGAGAACCACAGCTCAGGCCCAAGAAAATGGATGGAGCGGGTGGAGCCAATGGAGCACCCTGTGCTCTTCACAAGAAGACGATGGCACCACAAAAAAAACAGGGCTCACTGGATCCCCTTCATGAGTGCGGGCCCTGCTGT CGGGAAATATTCACACCAAGTCTGGGCACCCTTTTCACCCTTGGCTTCTGGAGCTGCCTTCTGATTTATCTGTACCTCAACCCCAATGACATCGAATATGTTTCCAACCTAGCGCAGCCGCAGAACCTACCAGCAGGTCCGGTTCATCACCTCCCCGCTCCTTAA
- the TEX35 gene encoding testis-expressed protein 35 isoform X4: MSAKRAELKKTHLQGQGCLGNRQTHAHRKRTAPQDSKNYKAVCLELKPEPTKVRSSFEAMPAARPEIHGEVTWSQGSFADPSGQDLCQTFDYKAVKQEGRFTKAGVTQDLKNELREVREELKEKMEEIKQIKDLMDKDFDKLHEFVEIMKEMQKDMDEKMDILINTQKNYKLPLRRAPKEQQELRLMGKTHREPQLRPKKMDGAGGANGAPCALHKKTMAPQKKQGSLDPLHECGPCCEKCLLCALKNNYNQGGKYSHQVWAPFSPLASGAAF; the protein is encoded by the exons ATGTCGGCCAAGAGGGCAGAACTGAAGAAAACACATCTG CAGGGACAGGGCTGCCTGGGAAACAGGCAGACACACGCCCATAGGAAGAGGACAGCACCACAAGAT AGCAAGAACTACAAGGCAGTTTGCCTGGAATTGAAGCCAGAGCCGACCAAAGTAAGAAGCTCTTTTGAGGCCATGCCAGCAGCCAGGCCTGAGATCCATGGGGAAGTGACCTGGAGTCAGGGGTCATTTGCTGATCCTAGTGGCCAAgacctgtgccag ACATTTGATTACAAAGCAGTCAAACAAGAAGGGCGGTTTACCAAAGCAGGAGTGACACAGGACCTAAAG AATGAACTCAGGGAAGTGAGAGAAGAGCTCAAGGAGAAAATGGAGGAGATAAAACAG ATAAAGGATCTAATGGACAAGGATTTTGATAAACTTCACGAATTTGTGGAAATTATGAAG GAAATGCAGAAAGATATGGATGAGaagatggacattttaataaatacacaGAAGAACTATAAGCT cccccttaGAAGAGCACCAAAGGAACAGCAGGAACTCAGGCTGATGGGAAAGACTCACAGAGAACCACAGCTCAGGCCCAAGAAAATGGATGGAGCGGGTGGAGCCAATGGAGCACCCTGTGCTCTTCACAAGAAGACGATGGCACCACAAAAAAAACAGGGCTCACTGGATCCCCTTCATGAGTGCGGGCCCTGCTGT GAGAAATGTTTGTTGTGTGCTCTAAAGAACAACTACAATCAGGG CGGGAAATATTCACACCAAGTCTGGGCACCCTTTTCACCCTTGGCTTCTGGAGCTGCCTTCTGA